From a region of the Lactuca sativa cultivar Salinas chromosome 4, Lsat_Salinas_v11, whole genome shotgun sequence genome:
- the LOC111900575 gene encoding uncharacterized protein At5g65660, with translation MESPTYYPPPPPLHHSDSSRPTLGFPLGTALLLIVIFSLSGIFSCCYHWDKLRHLRGSFTDAAADDDNDHVHSPSKPKPTFSEKLQNENQSLPVVMPGDRIARFIALPCPCEPEREEKIVVEEVQKTPKPPHVVITLSN, from the exons ATGGAGTCTCCGACTTACTACCCACCACCACCGCCGCTACACCACTCCGACTCATCTCGCCCCACCTTAGGCTTTCCTCTCGGCACCGCCTTACTACTCATCGTGATTTTCAGCCTCAGCGGTATCTTCTCTTGCTGTTATCACTGGGACAAGCTCCGTCACCTCCGAGGTTCCTTCACCGACGCCGCCGCCGACGATGACAACGATCACGTTCACTCGCCGTCCAAACCTAAACCTACCTTCTCC GAAAAGCTGCAAAATGAGAATCAGAGTTTGCCGGTGGTGATGCCCGGAGATCGGATTGCTCGATTCATCGCATTGCCGTGTCCTTGTGAAccggagagagaagagaagatcGTTGTAGAAGAAGTTCAGAAGACTCCGAAGCCACCTCACGTAGTTATCACTCTGTCAAACTAA